The following proteins are co-located in the Pedobacter frigiditerrae genome:
- a CDS encoding DUF2071 domain-containing protein, which produces MIGNDIFLTAEWRKLILANYAVDKEVLLKYLPPFTELDDWQGKYYVSLVGFMFVNTRLKGVNIPFHGNFEEVNLRFYVKYKDNGDWKRGVVFVSEIVPKPAITFIANTIYKENYRTLPMKHSWLQNENQLGVEYAWKLKNWNSISVTAMPNSQPILIDSEEDFITEHYWGYTKIGENITSEYGVGHPRWETYPIIDYKIDVDFEKNYGEDFAFLASVEPDSVMLAEGSEINVKKGKKLKG; this is translated from the coding sequence GTGATTGGAAATGATATCTTCTTAACGGCCGAATGGAGAAAATTAATCCTAGCTAATTACGCTGTTGATAAAGAAGTTTTACTAAAATATTTACCTCCGTTTACAGAACTGGATGATTGGCAAGGCAAATACTATGTTAGTCTTGTTGGTTTCATGTTTGTAAACACTCGCTTAAAAGGAGTTAACATTCCATTTCATGGTAATTTTGAAGAGGTTAATTTAAGGTTCTATGTAAAGTATAAGGACAACGGTGATTGGAAACGAGGAGTTGTTTTTGTAAGTGAAATTGTGCCCAAACCAGCAATCACTTTTATTGCAAACACAATTTACAAAGAGAATTATAGGACTTTGCCAATGAAACATTCTTGGTTACAAAATGAAAATCAATTAGGTGTTGAGTATGCTTGGAAATTAAAAAATTGGAATTCTATATCGGTTACAGCTATGCCAAACAGCCAACCTATCTTAATAGATAGCGAAGAAGATTTTATTACCGAACATTATTGGGGTTATACCAAAATTGGCGAAAATATCACTTCGGAATATGGCGTAGGACATCCACGATGGGAAACTTATCCCATTATCGATTATAAAATAGATGTGGATTTCGAGAAAAATTATGGAGAAGATTTCGCTTTCTTAGCTAGTGTGGAACCTGATTCAGTAATGTTAGCTGAAGGTTCTGAAATCAATGTTAAAAAAGGAAAAAAACTAAAAGGTTAA
- a CDS encoding DUF6526 family protein produces MEQNFKNHGRYVKGYHFVLSFLIVAGTIGAIANFYHSLTNANHYNSALLLILFMIAIILFWYVRQFPLKAQDRAIFAQENLRYFTLSGKLLPQELRGSQIIALRFASDEELEGLVNKAVAEKLSAKDIKALIKNWRADRYRL; encoded by the coding sequence ATGGAACAAAATTTCAAAAACCATGGTAGATATGTAAAAGGATACCATTTTGTGTTATCTTTCTTAATAGTTGCAGGAACGATTGGGGCAATCGCTAACTTCTATCATTCTCTAACTAATGCAAATCATTATAATTCGGCTTTGCTGCTGATTTTATTTATGATTGCCATCATTTTATTCTGGTATGTTAGACAGTTTCCACTTAAAGCACAAGATAGGGCTATTTTTGCCCAAGAAAACCTGAGATATTTTACTCTATCGGGAAAATTGTTACCTCAGGAACTTAGAGGTAGCCAAATTATAGCACTACGTTTTGCTTCAGATGAAGAATTGGAAGGATTAGTAAATAAAGCTGTTGCCGAAAAATTATCAGCAAAAGATATAAAAGCTTTAATAAAAAATTGGAGAGCGGATAGATATAGACTTTAA
- a CDS encoding OmpA family protein — MKKYLIFFFCLNTFSAIAQNSLNKKAQESFEDAQQYLRQNIYEDGIKHLDEAIKADPKFQLAYIQLGDLYRRLKNHTKAKENYRKAISSAPNIEPRIYYVLGESELLTGDYSQAKNSFLLFQQKYAGTDKDYISRTKKYILDCNFAITAIKSPTKYEPINMGFYVNSSDRDYFPALTADGQTIIFTRVVKGNEDFYISTKKDNEWQKAIPLSNKINTPNFNEGAQSISPDGKYLFFTGCNRPDGLGRCDIYVSRKEGNDWGKVINLGKIINSEFWESQPSISPDGSTLYFVSNRPGGIGGYDIWKSTLTDEGKWTDPVNLGPKVNTPYDENTPFIHADGKTLYFSSNGWPGFGDKDIFYSRMADDGQFSTPVNLGYPINTFNEEIGLIVTADGSEGLFSSNIKDGGFGDLDIYHFLLPEKVKPLPITYVKGIVRDKETKALLEANVLVIDLKANNPVFNDYTSKETGDFLAVMPIGSEYSFNVEAEGYLFNSQNFQLTKVNANKPYLLEILLDKIKVGNTVTLYNIFFDTNKYDLLPTSKVELSILIDLLMGNPTMSIEIQGHTDDVGDLKLNDVLSENRAKAVYDFLVNNGIDKKRLSYKGYGETKPRSNNTTEEGRKQNRRTEFVITKI; from the coding sequence ATGAAAAAATATTTAATATTTTTCTTTTGTTTAAATACTTTTTCGGCAATTGCCCAAAATTCGCTTAATAAAAAAGCGCAAGAAAGTTTTGAGGATGCACAACAGTATTTAAGACAGAATATTTATGAGGATGGGATAAAGCATTTAGATGAAGCTATAAAAGCCGACCCTAAATTTCAGTTAGCCTATATTCAACTAGGTGACCTCTACCGTAGGTTAAAAAACCATACCAAAGCCAAAGAAAATTACAGAAAAGCTATCAGCTCTGCTCCAAACATAGAACCTAGAATTTACTACGTTTTAGGAGAAAGCGAATTGTTGACAGGCGATTATAGCCAAGCCAAAAATAGTTTCCTTTTGTTTCAACAAAAGTACGCGGGAACAGATAAAGATTATATTAGCAGAACTAAGAAGTATATTTTAGATTGCAATTTTGCTATAACAGCCATTAAATCGCCGACAAAATATGAGCCTATTAATATGGGTTTTTATGTTAACAGCAGCGATAGAGATTATTTTCCAGCGCTAACCGCAGATGGGCAAACCATTATTTTTACGAGGGTTGTAAAAGGTAATGAAGATTTTTACATCAGCACCAAAAAAGATAATGAATGGCAAAAGGCTATTCCATTAAGCAATAAAATTAATACCCCTAATTTTAATGAGGGGGCTCAATCTATATCTCCTGATGGAAAATATCTGTTTTTTACAGGTTGCAATCGCCCAGATGGCTTAGGTAGATGTGATATTTATGTTTCTAGAAAAGAAGGAAATGATTGGGGCAAAGTAATTAATTTAGGTAAAATCATTAACTCAGAATTCTGGGAATCCCAACCTTCAATAAGCCCTGATGGAAGTACACTTTATTTTGTAAGCAACAGACCAGGAGGAATTGGTGGTTATGATATTTGGAAAAGTACGCTTACAGACGAAGGAAAATGGACTGACCCAGTAAACCTTGGTCCGAAAGTAAATACACCTTACGACGAGAATACGCCCTTTATTCATGCTGACGGAAAAACACTCTACTTTTCGTCAAACGGATGGCCTGGCTTTGGCGATAAAGATATTTTTTATAGTCGCATGGCGGATGATGGTCAATTTTCCACCCCTGTTAATTTAGGTTATCCTATAAATACTTTTAATGAAGAAATCGGTTTAATAGTGACCGCCGATGGTTCAGAAGGGTTATTTTCATCAAATATAAAAGATGGAGGATTTGGCGACTTAGATATTTATCACTTCTTATTGCCAGAAAAAGTAAAACCTTTACCCATAACTTATGTAAAAGGAATAGTAAGAGATAAAGAGACCAAAGCATTATTAGAGGCAAATGTTCTAGTAATTGATTTGAAGGCGAACAATCCTGTTTTTAACGATTACACGTCTAAAGAAACTGGAGATTTTTTAGCTGTTATGCCTATTGGAAGTGAATACTCCTTTAATGTTGAAGCTGAGGGTTATTTATTTAACTCTCAAAATTTTCAGCTTACAAAAGTAAATGCCAACAAGCCTTACCTGTTAGAGATATTGTTAGACAAAATAAAAGTAGGGAATACAGTTACCTTATATAACATCTTCTTTGATACCAATAAGTACGATTTACTTCCTACCTCTAAAGTTGAGCTAAGTATTTTGATAGATTTACTTATGGGTAATCCAACTATGTCTATTGAAATTCAAGGACATACGGATGATGTTGGTGATTTAAAATTAAACGATGTGCTTTCTGAAAACAGAGCAAAAGCGGTATATGATTTCTTGGTAAATAATGGGATTGATAAAAAACGACTTTCTTATAAGGGATATGGAGAGACAAAACCAAGGTCTAACAACACTACTGAGGAAGGTAGAAAGCAAAATAGAAGAACAGAATTTGTAATAACGAAAATATAA
- a CDS encoding 7-carboxy-7-deazaguanine synthase QueE, translated as MAHNIPEDGTLLPLMEEFYTIQGEGYNTGKAAYFIRLGGCDVGCHWCDVKESWDAELHPLTLSDDIVQKADTFPGKAVVVTGGEPLIYNLDYLTKKLQDKGILTFIETSGAYPLSGSWDWICLSPKKFKAPRPDITPFANELKVIVFNKSDFEWAEKYAESVSSTCKLYLQPEWSKSKEMTPLIVDYVMSNPKWEISLQTHKFLNIP; from the coding sequence ATGGCACACAATATACCAGAAGATGGGACATTACTTCCTTTAATGGAAGAATTTTATACGATACAGGGCGAAGGATACAATACCGGAAAAGCTGCTTATTTTATTCGTTTAGGAGGATGTGATGTGGGTTGCCATTGGTGTGATGTGAAAGAAAGTTGGGATGCAGAACTACATCCACTTACACTTTCGGATGATATTGTGCAGAAAGCAGATACATTTCCAGGTAAAGCGGTAGTTGTTACCGGTGGAGAGCCATTAATTTATAATTTAGATTATCTAACTAAAAAACTTCAAGACAAAGGAATTTTAACCTTTATAGAAACCTCAGGCGCCTATCCTCTTTCAGGTTCTTGGGATTGGATTTGTCTTTCTCCAAAGAAATTTAAGGCTCCAAGACCAGATATTACTCCTTTTGCCAACGAGCTAAAAGTTATTGTTTTTAATAAAAGCGATTTCGAATGGGCCGAAAAATATGCCGAAAGCGTTTCTTCTACTTGTAAATTATATCTACAACCAGAGTGGTCAAAATCTAAGGAAATGACACCCCTAATTGTTGATTATGTAATGTCCAATCCAAAATGGGAAATATCACTGCAAACCCATAAATTCCTCAACATTCCATAA
- a CDS encoding Rieske (2Fe-2S) protein: MIWVKVLSKQETEREDFVEMAKADGKKICVIKHKGNFSAIQNTCPHAGGILSGGWCKEGNIVCPIHRYEYSLTTGRGAEGQGDYIDIYPTELREDGLYVGFKQSWIKKLFS, from the coding sequence ATGATTTGGGTAAAGGTTTTGTCAAAACAAGAAACTGAAAGAGAAGATTTTGTAGAAATGGCAAAAGCCGATGGAAAGAAAATTTGTGTAATTAAGCATAAGGGAAATTTTTCTGCAATTCAAAATACTTGTCCACACGCAGGAGGAATTTTAAGTGGAGGATGGTGCAAAGAAGGAAATATTGTTTGTCCTATACATAGGTACGAATATAGCCTAACTACAGGAAGAGGGGCGGAAGGACAAGGGGATTATATTGATATTTATCCAACAGAGTTGAGAGAAGATGGATTGTATGTGGGTTTTAAGCAAAGTTGGATTAAGAAGCTGTTTTCTTAA
- a CDS encoding PIN domain-containing protein: MVRIFLDANVLVSVLNKEYPTFTYSSRILSLASNPKFEVYTSPLCLAIAFYFAEKKHKSALAKQKIDILCQHIKIAENLSDGVIKTLSNKKIHDFEDGLEYYAAKENKCNCIVTEDTEDFYFSEIEVLDCKEFFNRYLLN; the protein is encoded by the coding sequence ATGGTTAGGATTTTCTTAGATGCCAACGTTCTTGTTTCTGTGTTAAACAAGGAATATCCAACTTTTACATATTCTTCAAGGATTTTAAGTTTAGCATCAAATCCAAAATTCGAAGTGTACACCTCTCCTCTTTGTTTAGCCATTGCTTTTTACTTCGCAGAGAAAAAGCATAAATCGGCTTTGGCAAAACAAAAGATTGATATCCTTTGCCAACATATAAAAATTGCAGAAAACCTTAGCGATGGAGTTATTAAAACGCTAAGCAATAAAAAAATACACGATTTTGAGGATGGCCTTGAGTATTATGCTGCCAAAGAAAATAAATGCAATTGTATCGTAACTGAAGACACCGAAGATTTTTACTTTTCAGAAATTGAGGTTTTGGATTGTAAGGAGTTTTTTAATAGGTATTTATTGAATTAA
- a CDS encoding DUF6364 family protein, whose amino-acid sequence MDAKLTLSFNQDVVAKAKKYAAANNISLSRLIEHLLTQVTAKEYKSLEDFPVADWVSMVAEGEVEYKRTPKTSRKAGKDEFFSSKK is encoded by the coding sequence ATGGATGCGAAATTAACTTTAAGCTTTAATCAAGATGTTGTAGCAAAAGCAAAAAAATATGCTGCAGCTAATAATATAAGTTTGTCTCGTTTAATTGAGCATTTATTAACCCAGGTTACAGCAAAAGAATACAAGTCTTTAGAAGATTTTCCAGTAGCAGATTGGGTAAGTATGGTTGCAGAGGGCGAAGTAGAATATAAAAGAACGCCAAAAACTTCTCGCAAAGCTGGCAAAGATGAGTTCTTCTCTTCTAAAAAATAA
- a CDS encoding bifunctional 5,10-methylenetetrahydrofolate dehydrogenase/5,10-methenyltetrahydrofolate cyclohydrolase codes for MQLLDGKFASEKIKTEIAAEAADFLVQSGRKPHLVAILVGNDGGSETYVASKMKNCEKVGFKSSLFRYDNSVTEAELLAKIEEINKDADVDGLIVQLPLPKHIDPEKVTETIDYRKDVDGFHPVNLGRMMRNLPCFIPATPYGILLMLQAYHIDTTGKHCVVVGRSNIVGSPMSILMARNANPGNCTVTLTHSKTHNLKEMVLQGDIVVAAIGRKNFVKQDMVKPGAIIIDVGINRETSTETKSGFKLYGDVDFENVAPKSSWITPVPGGVGLMTIVGLLKNTLASAKGEIYS; via the coding sequence ATGCAACTACTCGACGGCAAATTCGCATCAGAAAAGATAAAAACAGAAATAGCAGCAGAAGCAGCAGATTTTTTAGTACAAAGTGGTCGTAAACCACATTTAGTTGCCATATTGGTTGGTAATGATGGTGGTAGCGAAACTTATGTTGCCAGTAAGATGAAAAACTGTGAGAAAGTTGGTTTTAAATCTTCATTATTTAGATATGATAATTCGGTTACTGAAGCTGAGTTGTTAGCTAAAATAGAAGAGATTAATAAAGATGCGGATGTTGATGGTTTAATAGTCCAATTACCTTTACCAAAACATATCGACCCAGAAAAAGTTACTGAAACTATAGATTATCGCAAAGATGTTGATGGCTTTCACCCTGTGAATTTGGGCAGAATGATGCGCAATTTACCTTGTTTTATTCCGGCAACTCCTTATGGCATTTTATTGATGTTACAAGCTTATCATATTGATACAACTGGTAAACATTGTGTTGTTGTTGGTAGAAGTAATATTGTAGGTAGTCCGATGAGTATTTTAATGGCTCGTAACGCAAACCCAGGAAACTGTACGGTAACCCTTACACACAGTAAAACGCACAACTTAAAAGAAATGGTTTTGCAGGGCGATATAGTTGTAGCTGCAATTGGAAGAAAGAACTTTGTAAAGCAGGATATGGTTAAGCCAGGTGCAATTATTATTGACGTTGGCATTAACAGAGAAACTTCAACAGAAACCAAATCTGGCTTTAAACTATACGGTGATGTAGATTTTGAGAATGTAGCTCCAAAATCATCTTGGATTACCCCTGTACCTGGAGGCGTTGGCTTAATGACTATAGTTGGTTTATTGAAGAATACTCTAGCATCTGCTAAGGGTGAGATATATTCTTAA
- the lepA gene encoding translation elongation factor 4 translates to MKHIRNFCIIAHIDHGKSTLADRLLEYTATISQRESQAQLLDNMDLERERGITIKSHAIQMNFKIDGQEYNFNLIDTPGHVDFSYEVSRSIAACEGALLIVDASQGIQAQTISNLYLALEHDLEIIPILNKMDLPGAMPEEVKDQIIDLIGCKREEIIPASGKTGMGIPEILQAIVDRVPAPVGDPEAPLQALIFDSVFNSFRGIIAYYKVVNGEIKKGDKVKFINTGKEYLADEVGILKLDMSPRASVKTGDVGYIISGIKEAREVKVGDTITNVARPSLDAIQGFEEVKPMVFAGIYPVDTDEFEELREAMHKLQLNDASIVFEPESSAALGFGFRCGFLGMLHMEIIQERLEREFDMTVITTVPNVSYIAHSTKGEEIFVNNPSDLPDPSKLDSVEEPFIKANIITKADFVGPVMSLCIQKRGTIVNQSYLTSDRVELVFEMPMGEIVFDFYDKLKTISKGYASFDYHQVGYRKSDLVRLDMLINDEPVDALSSLIHRSNAYDFGKKICEKLRELIPRQQFEIKIQASIGAKVIARETLSALRKDVTAKCYGGDISRKRKLLEKQKKGKKRMRQVGNVEIPQSAFMAVLKLD, encoded by the coding sequence ATGAAGCACATACGTAATTTTTGCATAATTGCACATATAGACCACGGCAAAAGCACATTAGCCGATAGGTTACTAGAATATACAGCGACGATTTCTCAACGCGAAAGTCAGGCTCAATTGCTTGATAATATGGATTTGGAGCGTGAACGTGGTATCACGATTAAAAGTCACGCTATACAAATGAATTTCAAAATTGATGGTCAGGAATACAATTTTAACCTAATTGATACACCTGGACACGTTGATTTTTCTTACGAAGTATCTCGTTCTATTGCAGCCTGCGAAGGTGCTTTATTGATTGTAGATGCATCTCAAGGTATACAAGCTCAAACTATTTCTAATCTTTATTTAGCATTGGAACACGATTTAGAAATCATTCCGATTTTAAATAAAATGGATTTGCCTGGGGCGATGCCTGAAGAAGTAAAAGACCAAATTATTGATTTGATTGGTTGCAAAAGAGAAGAAATTATTCCTGCATCTGGTAAAACTGGAATGGGAATACCTGAAATTTTGCAAGCTATTGTAGACAGAGTTCCAGCACCAGTTGGCGACCCAGAAGCTCCGTTGCAAGCTTTAATTTTTGACAGTGTATTTAACTCATTTAGAGGAATTATCGCTTACTATAAAGTTGTAAACGGCGAAATCAAAAAAGGTGACAAAGTAAAATTCATTAATACTGGTAAAGAATACTTAGCTGATGAGGTTGGTATTTTAAAACTGGATATGTCGCCAAGAGCATCCGTTAAAACTGGAGATGTGGGTTACATTATTTCTGGTATTAAAGAAGCTCGTGAAGTTAAAGTTGGAGATACGATTACAAATGTTGCTAGACCATCCTTAGACGCTATACAAGGTTTTGAGGAAGTAAAACCTATGGTATTTGCAGGTATTTACCCTGTTGATACTGATGAGTTTGAAGAACTTCGTGAAGCAATGCACAAGTTACAGTTAAACGATGCTTCTATCGTTTTTGAGCCCGAAAGTTCTGCAGCTTTGGGTTTTGGTTTCCGTTGCGGTTTCTTAGGAATGCTACACATGGAGATTATCCAAGAGCGTTTAGAGCGTGAATTTGATATGACGGTAATTACTACCGTTCCCAACGTATCTTACATTGCACATTCAACTAAAGGCGAAGAAATTTTTGTAAATAATCCATCTGATTTGCCCGACCCAAGTAAATTAGATTCTGTTGAAGAGCCATTTATCAAAGCAAACATCATTACAAAAGCTGATTTTGTTGGACCTGTAATGTCACTTTGTATCCAGAAAAGAGGAACAATTGTAAATCAATCATACTTAACTTCTGATAGAGTTGAGTTGGTTTTTGAAATGCCAATGGGCGAAATTGTATTTGATTTTTATGATAAATTAAAAACGATTTCTAAGGGTTATGCTTCTTTCGATTACCATCAAGTAGGTTACCGCAAATCTGATTTGGTACGTTTAGATATGTTAATAAACGATGAACCAGTTGATGCTTTGTCTTCATTAATTCACCGTAGCAATGCTTATGATTTTGGTAAAAAAATCTGCGAAAAGTTGAGAGAACTAATTCCTCGTCAACAATTTGAGATTAAAATTCAAGCTTCAATCGGCGCTAAAGTTATTGCTCGTGAAACTTTAAGTGCTTTACGTAAAGACGTTACCGCTAAATGTTATGGTGGTGATATTTCTCGTAAACGTAAGTTATTGGAGAAACAGAAAAAAGGTAAAAAACGTATGCGCCAAGTTGGAAACGTAGAAATTCCACAGAGTGCGTTTATGGCAGTTTTAAAATTAGATTAA